The DNA segment GCGAAAAATAGCCCCAGACCCAAAATACAAGAGCGTGCTGGTTTCCAAATTTATCAATAATCTGATGAAAAAGGGGAAAAAGAGCACTGCTCAATCGATTCTCTACGGCGCGTTTGACATCCTGGAAGAAAAAGCAAAGAAAGATCCATTAGCCGCTTTTCAATCTGCACTTGAAAATGTCAGACCCGTGGTGGAGGTGAAATCGCGGAGGGTGGGCGGTTCCACTTACCAGGTGCCTACAGAGGTCAGACCGGCCAGGAGACAGGCCCTAAGCATGAGATGGATTATCGGCTTTGCCAAGGCAAGGGGTGAGAAGACGATGGCCGCCAAATTGGCCGGAGAGCTGATTGATGCGTCCAATGAAAGAGGTGCCGCGATTAAGAAGAAAGAAGACACTCACAGGATGGCCGAGGCCAATAAGGCGTTTGCACACTATCGCTGGTAGGCCCCATGTATTCGGGATGACATAAGGTGAGTGTTGTGGGGATGGTATTGGGGAAAGCTTACCGGTTTGTTTCTGCTGATTGATGTAGGAGGACACGAGATGGCGAAGAAGAAATTTGAGAGGACGAAGCCGCA comes from the Deltaproteobacteria bacterium genome and includes:
- the rpsG gene encoding 30S ribosomal protein S7; this translates as MSRKRVAAKRKIAPDPKYKSVLVSKFINNLMKKGKKSTAQSILYGAFDILEEKAKKDPLAAFQSALENVRPVVEVKSRRVGGSTYQVPTEVRPARRQALSMRWIIGFAKARGEKTMAAKLAGELIDASNERGAAIKKKEDTHRMAEANKAFAHYRW